A genomic stretch from Streptomyces sp. QL37 includes:
- a CDS encoding gas vesicle protein, with product MAENRRARSGHTTKTAAPRSSSRRGPEHAARAACESLERLICHPAEGVSAVRRNDDGWCVVVDVLEVPRIPDTTSLLASYEVQIDERGELTEYSRVRRYRRGSADE from the coding sequence ATGGCAGAGAACCGTCGAGCCCGATCCGGGCACACAACGAAAACGGCAGCCCCACGCTCCTCGTCCCGACGCGGCCCCGAGCACGCTGCCCGTGCTGCCTGCGAGAGCCTGGAAAGACTGATCTGCCACCCCGCCGAGGGGGTGTCGGCGGTGCGGCGGAACGACGACGGATGGTGCGTCGTCGTCGACGTGCTCGAAGTGCCCCGCATCCCGGACACCACGAGCCTGCTGGCCTCCTACGAGGTGCAGATCGACGAGCGGGGCGAACTCACGGAGTACAGCAGAGTCCGCCGCTACCGGCGTGGCTCCGCCGACGAATGA
- a CDS encoding GvpL/GvpF family gas vesicle protein, protein MTESRVYVYAIIPAGARLPADATGVGSPPAALRLVGDGRVTAVVSDAPEQLRARRRDLMAHQDLLLRLSDSGPVLPMRFGVIAPDEASVRAQLAGSQREHLSILHHLDRSVEINVKALPAQNALAAVVAEEKNVRRLRDEVRRRPGYEANVRLGEAVATALSRRAAEAGKKLLHQLTPMAREVAAGPEVHGCALNVSFLVDRKESDAFRATAQRFADAHRERVELRVAGPLPCYSFVPSRAPRPTVSRV, encoded by the coding sequence ATGACCGAGAGCCGCGTCTACGTGTACGCGATCATCCCGGCGGGAGCGAGGCTGCCGGCCGACGCGACCGGCGTGGGCAGCCCTCCCGCCGCGCTGCGGCTGGTCGGTGACGGGCGGGTCACCGCAGTCGTGAGCGACGCCCCGGAGCAACTGCGGGCGCGTCGCCGGGATCTGATGGCGCACCAGGATCTTCTTCTGCGCCTCTCGGACAGCGGCCCCGTGCTGCCCATGCGGTTCGGAGTGATCGCACCGGACGAGGCATCGGTCCGTGCCCAGCTGGCCGGATCGCAGAGAGAGCACCTGTCGATCCTCCACCACCTCGACCGAAGCGTGGAGATCAACGTCAAGGCGCTCCCCGCCCAGAACGCGCTCGCCGCAGTCGTGGCCGAGGAGAAGAACGTACGGCGGCTGCGCGACGAGGTCCGCCGCCGCCCCGGTTACGAGGCCAACGTCCGGCTCGGTGAGGCCGTGGCGACCGCGCTGTCCCGCCGAGCGGCCGAGGCCGGGAAGAAGCTCCTTCACCAGCTCACACCCATGGCCCGCGAGGTGGCCGCCGGGCCCGAGGTTCACGGTTGTGCGCTCAACGTGTCGTTTCTCGTCGACCGGAAGGAGAGCGACGCCTTCCGGGCAACGGCGCAGCGGTTCGCCGACGCGCACCGCGAACGTGTCGAGCTCCGCGTCGCGGGGCCGCTGCCCTGCTACAGCTTCGTCCCCTCCCGTGCTCCACGGCCGACGGTCTCGAGGGTCTGA
- a CDS encoding CDGSH iron-sulfur domain-containing protein, with translation MPNKPERPCRITLGDEGPLLVEGPVEVTCADGSVATSDRFVVALCMCRRSRMYPWCDTSHRRRTRPGEGPHRPAD, from the coding sequence GTGCCGAACAAGCCTGAACGCCCGTGCCGGATCACCCTCGGCGACGAAGGCCCGCTTCTGGTCGAGGGGCCCGTGGAAGTCACGTGCGCGGACGGCAGCGTGGCCACCTCCGACCGGTTCGTCGTGGCCCTCTGCATGTGCCGGCGCAGCCGGATGTACCCGTGGTGCGACACCAGCCACCGGCGCAGGACGCGGCCCGGCGAGGGACCTCACCGTCCGGCGGACTGA
- a CDS encoding PHP domain-containing protein, protein MDPADALRRIAFLLERSQAATYRVKAFRTAAEAISSMDGEEVAQRVAHGSLETVRGIGPKTAKVIREAVEGATPGYLEVLEEEASAPLASGGEALLAALRGDCHMHSDWSDGGSPISEMGRTAAELGHEWAVLTDHSPRLTVANGLSTERLLDQLSVVAELNERWAPFRLLTGIECDILDDGSLDQDPEVLERLDVVVVSVHSKLRMDARAMTERMLAAVRNPHADILGHCTGRLLGGKKRPESQFDADRVFAACAEAGTAVEINCRPERLDPPRALLRQAVASGALLSIDTDAHAPGQLDWQIHGCARAEECGVPVDRVVTTWPVERLLEWTARKPRP, encoded by the coding sequence ATGGATCCCGCAGACGCGCTGCGGCGGATCGCGTTCCTCCTGGAGCGGTCCCAGGCAGCCACGTACCGGGTGAAGGCCTTCCGCACGGCGGCGGAGGCGATCAGCTCCATGGACGGCGAGGAGGTCGCCCAGCGGGTGGCGCACGGTTCGCTGGAGACGGTGCGCGGCATCGGGCCGAAGACGGCCAAAGTGATCCGTGAGGCGGTGGAGGGCGCGACGCCGGGGTACCTCGAAGTGCTGGAGGAAGAGGCGTCCGCACCGTTGGCCTCCGGCGGTGAGGCGCTCCTCGCGGCCCTCCGCGGTGACTGCCACATGCACTCGGACTGGTCCGACGGGGGCAGCCCGATCTCGGAGATGGGCCGGACCGCGGCCGAGCTGGGCCATGAGTGGGCGGTGCTCACCGACCACTCCCCCAGGCTGACCGTGGCCAACGGGCTCTCGACCGAGCGCCTCCTCGATCAGCTGTCCGTCGTGGCGGAGCTCAACGAGCGGTGGGCGCCCTTTCGTCTGCTCACCGGAATCGAGTGCGACATCCTCGACGACGGCTCGCTGGACCAGGACCCCGAGGTGCTCGAGCGGCTCGACGTGGTGGTCGTCTCCGTCCATTCGAAGCTGCGCATGGACGCGCGGGCGATGACGGAGCGGATGCTCGCCGCCGTGCGCAATCCGCACGCCGACATCCTGGGTCACTGCACAGGGCGGCTCCTGGGCGGGAAGAAGCGTCCGGAGTCGCAGTTCGACGCGGATCGGGTCTTCGCGGCGTGTGCGGAGGCCGGGACGGCGGTGGAGATCAACTGCCGCCCGGAGCGGCTCGATCCCCCGCGCGCCCTGCTGCGGCAGGCGGTCGCGTCGGGTGCCCTGCTCTCGATCGACACCGACGCGCACGCGCCGGGGCAGCTGGACTGGCAGATCCACGGGTGCGCACGGGCGGAGGAGTGCGGAGTTCCCGTGGACCGTGTGGTCACCACCTGGCCCGTCGAACGGCTCCTGGAATGGACTGCGCGGAAACCCCGCCCGTAG
- a CDS encoding SRPBCC family protein, whose product MARTDKDEPEAEASGMDRLRGELSNFVGAQTEKLAQKAGDKLTGLTGQLTDVAENGGSLPSIASRVMQGESPVKAFVSEKAGNVKDKVVDKAKDAFGGGKGKSQSGGGKSMNIIEVLDVGVPLRDAYDHWTRYDKFGSFTKGVQSVSMDEEMSSDWKVKIGPSSRGFKATVQEQIPDDRIVWTSEGAKGSTRGCVSFHELAPSLTRIVLVIEYYPSGFFEKTGNLWRVQGRRMRLDFKHFQRFVTLTDEEPEGWRGEIRDGEVVMTHEEAEEKEEAENEESENEESEDSDHEDEEEAEGDEEEEEPEDEEDEEEYEDDEEPEDEDEEEEDEEPEEEDEDEEPEEEEDEEEEEEEPAPRKRRGRRASR is encoded by the coding sequence ATGGCCAGGACGGACAAGGACGAGCCCGAGGCTGAGGCCTCCGGCATGGACCGCCTTCGCGGAGAGCTCTCGAACTTCGTCGGCGCACAGACCGAGAAGCTTGCACAGAAGGCCGGCGACAAGCTCACCGGTCTCACGGGTCAGCTCACCGACGTGGCCGAGAACGGGGGTTCGCTGCCGTCCATCGCTTCTCGCGTGATGCAGGGCGAATCCCCGGTGAAGGCCTTTGTCTCGGAGAAGGCAGGGAACGTCAAGGACAAGGTCGTGGACAAGGCCAAGGACGCGTTCGGGGGAGGGAAGGGCAAGAGCCAGTCCGGCGGGGGCAAATCGATGAACATCATCGAGGTCCTCGATGTGGGTGTGCCGCTGCGGGACGCGTACGACCACTGGACGCGTTATGACAAATTCGGCAGCTTCACCAAGGGCGTCCAGAGCGTCTCGATGGATGAGGAGATGTCGAGCGACTGGAAGGTCAAGATCGGCCCTTCCTCGCGCGGCTTCAAAGCAACCGTCCAGGAGCAGATCCCTGACGACCGTATCGTGTGGACCTCCGAGGGAGCCAAGGGCTCCACGCGTGGTTGTGTCAGCTTCCACGAACTGGCGCCGAGCCTCACCCGGATCGTCCTGGTGATCGAGTACTACCCCTCGGGATTCTTCGAGAAGACCGGCAACCTGTGGCGGGTACAGGGCCGGCGCATGCGACTCGACTTCAAGCACTTCCAGCGGTTCGTCACGCTCACCGATGAGGAACCCGAGGGCTGGCGCGGCGAGATCCGCGACGGGGAAGTCGTCATGACGCATGAAGAGGCTGAGGAGAAGGAGGAAGCCGAGAACGAGGAGTCCGAGAACGAGGAGTCCGAGGACTCGGACCACGAGGACGAAGAGGAGGCGGAGGGGGACGAGGAGGAAGAGGAGCCGGAGGACGAGGAGGACGAGGAGGAATACGAGGACGACGAGGAACCCGAGGACGAAGACGAAGAAGAGGAAGACGAGGAGCCCGAGGAGGAGGACGAAGACGAAGAGCCCGAAGAAGAGGAAGACGAGGAAGAGGAAGAAGAGGAACCCGCCCCCAGGAAGCGACGCGGACGGAGGGCGTCGAGGTGA
- a CDS encoding histone protein: MEDQTKVTLAAAVVGGYVLGRTKKGRVALSVATYLAGRRFGLEPRQLAAEGIRRLGEMPQFAELQDQLKGEVLDSGRKALTAVADRGMNSLADALSDRTARLGESEDEDEDEDEQEEEYEGEYDEDEPEEEYEDEEEQPEEDEEEDEEEDEEEGDEYEEEEDEPEEEEEEEEEDEEEPEEPEEPRPSPRRGKSSDEAAGKKAAAKKQPPAKKAAAKKTPAKKSAAKKPAPAKKTAAKKAPAKKSAAKKSAPAKKTAAAKKSAPAKKSAARKAPAKKSAPAKKSSAKKSASGKKATSSKRAASQRGARRR, from the coding sequence ATGGAAGATCAGACAAAGGTGACGCTCGCAGCAGCAGTTGTGGGCGGATACGTACTCGGTCGCACGAAGAAGGGGCGCGTGGCGCTCTCCGTCGCGACCTATCTGGCAGGCAGGCGCTTCGGCCTGGAGCCACGCCAGCTCGCCGCCGAAGGCATTCGACGGTTGGGCGAGATGCCGCAGTTCGCCGAGCTTCAGGACCAGTTGAAGGGCGAGGTCCTCGACTCCGGCAGGAAGGCACTGACGGCAGTGGCGGACCGGGGCATGAATTCGCTGGCCGACGCCCTCAGTGACCGGACGGCGCGGCTGGGGGAGTCCGAGGACGAGGACGAGGACGAGGACGAGCAAGAGGAAGAGTACGAGGGCGAGTACGACGAGGACGAGCCCGAGGAAGAGTACGAGGACGAGGAAGAGCAACCGGAGGAGGACGAAGAAGAGGACGAAGAAGAGGACGAAGAAGAGGGAGACGAATACGAAGAGGAGGAGGACGAACCGGAAGAGGAAGAGGAAGAAGAGGAAGAGGACGAGGAGGAACCGGAGGAGCCGGAGGAGCCGCGGCCGAGCCCTCGCCGGGGCAAGTCCTCCGATGAAGCCGCCGGCAAGAAAGCGGCGGCGAAGAAGCAGCCCCCCGCGAAGAAGGCCGCCGCCAAGAAGACACCGGCGAAGAAGTCCGCGGCGAAGAAGCCCGCCCCGGCCAAGAAGACCGCAGCCAAGAAGGCACCGGCGAAGAAGTCCGCGGCGAAGAAGTCGGCACCGGCCAAGAAGACGGCCGCGGCCAAGAAATCGGCTCCGGCGAAGAAGTCCGCGGCCAGGAAAGCGCCCGCCAAGAAGTCGGCTCCGGCCAAGAAGTCGTCGGCCAAGAAGAGCGCTTCAGGCAAGAAGGCGACGTCATCGAAGCGAGCCGCGTCCCAGCGCGGCGCACGGCGGAGGTAG
- a CDS encoding methyltransferase — protein MSADMAEVTRDARLMTLPGVYAPQHDTLLLMAALNREDIGPGTEVLDVGTGSGALALHAARRGARVTAVDVAWRAVATARLNALLHHRRITVRRSDLLSALPGRSYDLVICNPPYVPSPLGRLPGHGAARAWEAGRDGRAILDRICRTAPAALRPGGRLLLVHSGLCDSEVTLRHLADAGMRAHVSHRALVPLGPVLRSRLRWLRATGLMDEEETAEELVVIRAEQA, from the coding sequence ATGTCAGCAGACATGGCCGAGGTCACGCGTGACGCCCGCTTGATGACCCTCCCCGGGGTGTACGCCCCCCAGCACGACACTCTCCTGCTCATGGCGGCACTGAACCGGGAGGACATCGGCCCGGGCACCGAGGTCCTGGATGTCGGCACGGGCAGCGGCGCCCTCGCCCTGCACGCTGCCCGGCGGGGAGCGCGGGTGACGGCCGTGGACGTCGCGTGGCGGGCTGTGGCGACGGCCCGGCTGAACGCGCTGCTGCACCATAGGCGCATCACCGTGCGGCGCAGCGATCTGCTCTCGGCGCTGCCCGGCCGTTCCTACGACCTGGTGATCTGCAACCCGCCCTACGTGCCGTCCCCCCTGGGGCGGCTACCCGGGCACGGTGCGGCACGTGCCTGGGAGGCCGGGCGCGACGGCCGGGCCATCCTGGACAGGATCTGCCGTACCGCCCCGGCGGCGCTGCGCCCCGGAGGGCGCCTCCTCCTCGTGCATTCCGGCCTGTGCGACAGCGAAGTGACCCTGCGACACCTCGCGGATGCCGGGATGCGGGCTCATGTCAGTCACCGCGCCCTGGTGCCCCTCGGGCCCGTGCTGCGCTCCAGACTGCGGTGGCTTCGGGCGACGGGGCTGATGGACGAGGAAGAGACGGCGGAGGAACTGGTGGTCATCCGTGCCGAACAAGCCTGA
- a CDS encoding phosphatidylinositol-specific phospholipase C/glycerophosphodiester phosphodiesterase family protein: protein MAHLTRRRVVTTALATAAAGAFIPAQAAAAAPATTARPRGPRPLMRAHAHNDYLHPRPLHDALAHGFTSVEADIFLVDGELLVAHEAETLDPARTLVSLYLDPLLARVRANHGAVHVGHPGPLQLLIDIKTDGAAAYLELDRVLRRYRPILTRSVHGRVRTGAVTPVISGDRAARLPMEQQTTRYAFYDGRPEDLGTEAPASFIPLISGNWATSFSWQGTGPFPAAERDRLGTFVASAHANGQRVRFWGTPDLAGPARYAVWTELVAAGVDHLNTDDLAGLEAFLRRHEADGRRNG from the coding sequence ATGGCACACCTGACCCGTCGCAGAGTCGTCACCACCGCCCTCGCCACCGCAGCCGCGGGCGCGTTCATCCCCGCCCAGGCAGCCGCCGCGGCACCCGCCACGACCGCACGCCCCCGTGGTCCCCGGCCGCTGATGCGGGCCCACGCCCACAACGACTACCTGCACCCGCGCCCCCTCCACGACGCGCTCGCGCACGGTTTCACGAGCGTCGAGGCGGACATCTTCCTCGTCGACGGCGAACTGCTCGTCGCCCACGAGGCCGAGACTCTCGACCCCGCGCGCACCCTCGTCTCGCTCTACCTCGACCCCCTGCTCGCCCGCGTCCGCGCCAACCACGGCGCCGTCCACGTCGGACACCCCGGCCCGCTGCAGCTGCTGATCGACATCAAGACCGACGGGGCCGCCGCCTACCTCGAACTCGACCGGGTGCTCCGCCGCTACCGGCCGATCCTCACGCGTTCCGTCCATGGCCGGGTGCGCACCGGCGCGGTCACCCCCGTCATCTCGGGAGACCGGGCCGCCCGGCTCCCGATGGAGCAGCAGACCACCCGGTACGCCTTCTACGACGGCCGCCCGGAGGACCTGGGTACCGAGGCCCCCGCCTCCTTCATCCCGCTCATCAGCGGCAACTGGGCCACGAGCTTCAGCTGGCAGGGGACCGGCCCCTTCCCCGCCGCCGAGCGTGACAGGCTGGGCACCTTCGTCGCGTCGGCCCACGCGAACGGGCAACGGGTCCGCTTCTGGGGCACGCCCGACCTCGCGGGCCCGGCACGCTACGCCGTCTGGACCGAGCTCGTCGCGGCCGGCGTCGACCACCTCAACACCGACGATCTCGCGGGGCTGGAGGCCTTCCTCCGCCGCCACGAGGCCGACGGCCGCCGAAACGGCTGA
- a CDS encoding gas vesicle structural protein GvpA: MTTTMYADEVAPCPPRAGTLYDVLELILDRGMVIDVFIRVSLVGIEILKIDARIVVASVDTYLRFAEACNRLDLERDSGSTTIPELLGGRAAKSMGKRKVRKAAESVGDSVRKAVGSGDDDDDEKEERPKKRRAPARDGASRRQRAEA; the protein is encoded by the coding sequence ATGACCACGACCATGTACGCCGACGAAGTCGCCCCGTGCCCGCCCAGGGCCGGCACGCTCTACGACGTTCTGGAACTCATCCTCGACCGCGGCATGGTCATCGACGTGTTCATCCGGGTGTCGCTGGTCGGCATCGAGATCCTCAAGATAGACGCGCGCATCGTCGTCGCCAGTGTGGACACCTACCTGCGCTTCGCCGAGGCGTGCAATCGGCTCGACCTGGAGCGCGACTCGGGCAGCACCACCATCCCCGAGCTCCTCGGCGGACGCGCCGCCAAGTCCATGGGCAAGCGCAAGGTGCGCAAGGCGGCGGAGTCCGTCGGTGACTCCGTCCGCAAGGCCGTGGGCAGCGGTGACGATGACGACGACGAGAAGGAAGAACGGCCGAAGAAGCGCCGGGCGCCCGCCCGCGACGGGGCGAGCCGACGCCAACGCGCGGAGGCGTGA
- a CDS encoding aromatic acid exporter family protein, with translation MPAVSTPEPVVKLVQRTTEPAAAQTLRSTAAAVIAFAVAQAVLPEPHPAPLTAPLTALLVVQVTLYATLTTGIRRVNAVVVGVLIASGFSSLVGLSWWTLGLTIFTSLLIGRLVRVNEFVPEVAISAMLVLGVSQVADTAWERVLETLIGAGVGLLFNLLLAPPVWVESAGASIGGMGERMGKMFRALGDEIGGNHPVREAAARLHEARRLDHDIVEVDASLRQAEESLMLNPRVKQGLLYRVVLRTGLDTLEICAVVLRVLTRTLTDLAKARTDEALFPEDVATDLRELFGHMSDAIEGFALMITTPMAESGEEAEDRLADALARSRATRDRVADLLLEDVQEHPRQWQLHGALLAEVDRILDELDIDKRTERLAEELDRRSAEAHERHPRLREVSRRLRGATQLRLRAGE, from the coding sequence ATGCCTGCAGTTTCCACGCCCGAACCCGTCGTCAAACTCGTCCAGCGCACCACCGAGCCGGCCGCCGCCCAGACACTGCGGTCGACGGCGGCGGCGGTCATCGCCTTCGCCGTGGCCCAGGCCGTACTGCCCGAGCCGCACCCCGCGCCGCTCACCGCCCCGCTGACCGCCCTCCTCGTGGTGCAGGTGACGCTCTACGCCACACTCACCACCGGGATCCGGCGTGTGAACGCCGTCGTCGTCGGAGTCCTGATCGCCAGTGGATTCAGCTCCCTGGTGGGCCTGAGCTGGTGGACCCTCGGCCTGACCATCTTCACCTCCCTGCTGATCGGGCGGCTGGTACGGGTCAACGAGTTCGTGCCCGAGGTGGCCATCAGCGCGATGCTGGTCCTCGGCGTCTCCCAGGTCGCGGACACCGCGTGGGAGCGCGTGCTGGAGACGTTGATCGGCGCGGGAGTCGGCCTGCTCTTCAACCTCCTGCTGGCACCGCCCGTCTGGGTCGAGTCGGCGGGGGCCTCCATCGGCGGCATGGGAGAGCGGATGGGCAAGATGTTCCGGGCCCTCGGCGATGAGATCGGCGGCAACCACCCCGTGCGTGAGGCCGCTGCCAGGCTGCACGAGGCCCGCCGTCTGGACCACGACATCGTGGAGGTCGACGCGTCCCTCAGGCAGGCCGAGGAGAGCCTGATGCTCAACCCCCGCGTCAAGCAGGGGCTGCTCTACCGCGTCGTCCTGCGTACCGGGCTCGACACGCTGGAGATCTGCGCCGTCGTCCTGCGCGTCCTGACCCGCACGCTGACCGACCTCGCCAAGGCGCGCACCGACGAGGCGCTCTTCCCCGAGGACGTGGCCACGGACCTCAGGGAGCTCTTCGGACACATGTCCGACGCCATCGAGGGGTTCGCCCTGATGATCACCACACCGATGGCCGAGAGCGGCGAGGAGGCCGAGGACCGCCTGGCCGACGCGCTTGCCCGCAGTCGCGCCACACGCGACCGCGTGGCGGATCTGCTGCTCGAGGACGTCCAGGAACACCCGAGGCAGTGGCAGTTGCACGGCGCCCTGCTCGCGGAGGTCGACCGCATCCTCGACGAACTCGACATCGACAAGCGCACCGAGCGCCTGGCCGAGGAGCTGGACCGCCGTTCCGCCGAGGCCCACGAACGCCACCCCCGGCTGCGGGAGGTGTCCCGCAGGCTGCGCGGCGCGACGCAGCTCCGTCTGCGGGCCGGCGAGTGA
- a CDS encoding endonuclease has translation MSNRRTLEALLERHGTTYAAEAGIRLRDTPQPLYQLLVLSHLLSARIRAQVAVAAARALFSHRLRTPRRMADATWQERVDVLGEGGYRRYDERTATQLGDGGRLLLDEYGGDLRRLRRKADGDTDTLRAGLRRFPGIGPAGADIFLREIQTVWPEVSPYLDAKALQGAERLGLPTTPDRLIRLAKGGDPAVLAAALVRGALDKG, from the coding sequence GTGAGCAACCGCCGGACCCTGGAGGCGCTGCTGGAGCGGCACGGCACCACGTACGCCGCCGAGGCGGGCATCCGTCTGCGCGACACCCCCCAGCCCCTGTACCAGCTGCTCGTCCTGAGCCATCTGCTGAGCGCGCGGATCCGCGCGCAGGTGGCGGTGGCCGCGGCACGGGCGCTCTTCTCGCACCGGCTGCGCACTCCGCGCCGTATGGCCGATGCCACCTGGCAGGAGCGCGTCGACGTGCTGGGCGAGGGCGGCTACCGCCGCTACGACGAACGGACGGCGACCCAGCTGGGGGACGGTGGCCGGCTCCTGCTCGACGAGTACGGCGGTGACCTGCGGCGCCTGCGCCGGAAGGCCGACGGCGATACGGACACGCTGCGCGCCGGGCTCCGCCGCTTTCCCGGCATCGGGCCGGCGGGCGCCGACATCTTCCTGCGCGAGATCCAGACGGTGTGGCCCGAGGTGTCGCCCTACCTCGACGCGAAGGCGCTCCAGGGAGCGGAACGGCTCGGCCTGCCCACCACGCCGGACAGGCTCATCCGGCTGGCGAAGGGCGGGGACCCGGCCGTACTCGCCGCGGCACTGGTGCGGGGCGCGCTGGACAAGGGCTGA
- a CDS encoding iron-containing redox enzyme family protein, with amino-acid sequence MSRQRTGPALPRGRGALSTGVIGYLRDDGVLPDPDAAGAAEPYGDDLQLALYVCYELHYRGFSGVRPELEWDPPLLAVRAALEDRFLTALRRDAPVRESLDEVLDALLVEPVRGSGVSWFLQDRGELRHLREYAAQRSLYHLKEADPHAWVLPRLSGRAKAGMAAIEYDEFGAGRADRVHARLFADLMTDLGLDTTYGRYLDEGCAPMLALVNLMSLFGLHRRLRGALVGHFAAVEITSSPASRRLADAMKRTGAGPAAEFFYTEHVEADAVHEQVVRREVIGGLLEDEPELADDIAFGITATSCLEDRLGDRLLTDWRA; translated from the coding sequence ATGTCACGTCAACGCACAGGACCTGCACTTCCGCGAGGACGCGGCGCGCTGTCCACAGGGGTCATCGGCTACCTGCGGGACGACGGCGTTCTGCCGGACCCGGATGCCGCCGGGGCCGCCGAGCCCTACGGCGACGACCTGCAGCTCGCCCTGTACGTCTGCTACGAGCTGCACTACCGCGGGTTCAGCGGCGTACGCCCCGAACTCGAGTGGGATCCGCCGCTCCTCGCCGTACGCGCAGCGCTGGAAGACCGGTTCCTGACGGCTCTCCGGCGCGACGCCCCGGTGCGCGAGAGCCTGGACGAGGTCCTGGACGCCCTCCTCGTGGAACCGGTCCGTGGATCCGGCGTCTCGTGGTTCCTCCAGGACCGGGGCGAGCTGCGCCATCTGCGCGAATACGCGGCGCAGCGTTCGCTGTACCACCTCAAGGAGGCCGACCCGCACGCCTGGGTGCTGCCACGGCTCAGCGGCCGGGCCAAGGCGGGCATGGCGGCGATCGAGTACGACGAGTTCGGCGCCGGCCGCGCGGACCGCGTCCACGCTCGCCTGTTCGCCGACCTCATGACGGATCTGGGCCTCGACACGACGTACGGCCGCTATCTGGACGAGGGCTGCGCACCCATGCTGGCCCTGGTGAACCTGATGTCGCTCTTCGGCCTGCACCGTCGGCTGCGCGGGGCGCTGGTGGGTCATTTCGCCGCTGTCGAGATCACCTCCTCCCCCGCGTCGCGGCGCCTCGCCGACGCCATGAAGCGCACCGGCGCGGGCCCCGCGGCCGAGTTCTTCTACACCGAGCACGTCGAAGCGGACGCTGTGCACGAGCAGGTGGTGCGCCGTGAGGTGATCGGCGGTCTGCTCGAGGACGAACCCGAACTGGCGGACGACATCGCGTTCGGGATCACCGCTACGTCGTGTCTCGAGGACCGGCTCGGCGACCGGCTGCTCACGGACTGGCGGGCCTGA
- a CDS encoding gas vesicle protein GvpG, with protein MGLFTGLLLLPLAPVRGVIWVAEKVNDAADRELHDPGVIRAQLAALNQELEDGNVGLEEFEREEAELLDRLYVGQARPAPNHRR; from the coding sequence ATGGGACTGTTCACCGGCCTGCTCCTGCTGCCCCTCGCGCCGGTCCGTGGCGTGATCTGGGTCGCCGAGAAGGTCAATGACGCGGCCGACCGCGAGCTGCACGACCCGGGCGTGATCCGGGCCCAGCTGGCCGCGCTGAATCAGGAGCTCGAGGACGGCAACGTCGGCCTGGAGGAGTTCGAACGGGAAGAGGCGGAGCTGCTCGACCGGCTCTATGTCGGACAAGCCCGCCCTGCGCCGAACCATCGAAGGTGA